One genomic window of Aliiroseovarius sp. M344 includes the following:
- a CDS encoding ATP-binding cassette domain-containing protein: MNPEHAPIIQMKNIEKHFGSVIALAGVSLDVFPGECHCLLGDNGAGKSTFIKTMSGVHQPTKGEIEFEGKPLHFADPRDAIAAGIATVHQHLAMIPLMSVSRNFFMGNEPVKKVGPLNFFDHDYANRVTMEEMSKMGINLRGPDQAVGTLSGGERQTVAIARAVHFGAKVLILDEPTSALGVRQTANVLATVAKVRKQGIAVVFITHNVRHAMAVGDRFTVLNRGQTLGTAQRGQITPEELQDLMAGGQELVALEGSLGGTV, from the coding sequence ATGAATCCCGAACACGCACCAATCATCCAAATGAAGAATATCGAAAAGCATTTCGGGTCCGTTATTGCTTTGGCCGGAGTGTCGCTTGATGTTTTTCCGGGCGAGTGCCACTGCCTTCTGGGCGACAACGGCGCCGGTAAATCGACCTTCATCAAAACCATGTCCGGTGTGCACCAACCCACCAAAGGCGAGATCGAATTTGAAGGTAAGCCGTTGCATTTCGCTGACCCACGCGACGCGATTGCAGCAGGGATCGCGACAGTGCACCAGCATCTGGCGATGATCCCGCTGATGTCAGTCAGTCGGAACTTTTTCATGGGTAATGAGCCGGTGAAAAAGGTGGGGCCGCTCAATTTCTTCGATCACGATTACGCAAATCGGGTCACCATGGAAGAGATGAGCAAAATGGGTATCAACCTGCGCGGCCCTGATCAAGCGGTGGGCACCTTGTCCGGCGGCGAGCGTCAGACGGTGGCGATTGCCCGTGCCGTCCATTTCGGTGCCAAGGTACTGATCCTTGATGAGCCAACCTCGGCTTTGGGCGTGCGCCAGACAGCGAACGTATTGGCCACTGTAGCCAAGGTTCGCAAGCAAGGCATTGCGGTCGTGTTTATCACGCACAATGTGCGCCACGCCATGGCAGTCGGCGACCGGTTCACAGTTCTGAACCGGGGGCAAACGCTGGGAACGGCCCAACGCGGTCAGATAACGCCGGAAGAATTGCAGGACCTGATGGCGGGTGGCCAGGAACTTGTTGCCTTGGAAGGCAGCTTGGGCGGCACTGTCTAA
- a CDS encoding ABC transporter permease, whose protein sequence is MSNAQTPAEVDERIKTRSRFREAMIRPELGGIVGTIAVFTFFLLFAFDSGMFNSQGVMNWSIVSAQFMIIAVGACLLMIAGEFDLSVGSMIGFAGMLIAIFSVTLGWPVWMAILVTFALCIAIGGLNGFIVVRTGLPSFIVTLAFLFILRGFAIFLPQQIERKTIIGGIKDVAEGDWLAAMFGGKVLGGIFEWLGEAGIIATFERGTRKGQPVVDGIPMLIIWAILLVFVGHILLTKTRFGNWIFAAGGDAEAARNSGVPVNKVKISMFMFTAFCACVFATCQVMEFGSAGSDRGLLKEFEAIIAVVIGGALLTGGYGSVLGAALGALIFGVVQQGLFFAGVESSLFRVFLGVILLFAVILNTYIRRIITGER, encoded by the coding sequence ATGTCCAACGCACAAACTCCAGCGGAGGTCGACGAACGGATCAAGACCCGTTCCAGGTTCCGCGAAGCCATGATCCGACCCGAATTGGGCGGTATCGTAGGCACCATCGCCGTGTTCACCTTTTTTCTGCTATTCGCTTTCGACAGCGGCATGTTCAACAGCCAAGGGGTCATGAACTGGTCGATCGTCTCGGCGCAATTCATGATCATCGCCGTTGGTGCTTGCTTGTTAATGATCGCCGGCGAGTTCGACTTGTCGGTCGGTTCAATGATCGGCTTTGCGGGCATGTTGATCGCGATTTTCTCGGTGACATTGGGTTGGCCTGTCTGGATGGCCATTCTTGTGACATTCGCCCTGTGTATCGCGATTGGGGGGCTTAACGGTTTCATCGTTGTTCGTACTGGACTTCCAAGTTTCATCGTGACCCTCGCCTTCCTGTTCATTCTGCGTGGTTTTGCAATTTTCCTACCGCAACAGATTGAGCGGAAAACGATCATCGGTGGCATCAAAGACGTTGCCGAAGGTGATTGGCTGGCCGCAATGTTCGGTGGCAAGGTTTTGGGCGGCATTTTCGAATGGCTCGGAGAAGCTGGCATCATCGCCACATTTGAGCGTGGCACCCGCAAAGGTCAGCCCGTGGTCGATGGAATTCCCATGCTGATTATCTGGGCCATTCTTCTGGTTTTTGTTGGCCATATTCTGTTGACCAAAACGCGGTTCGGGAACTGGATCTTTGCTGCTGGCGGCGATGCCGAAGCCGCCCGCAATTCAGGCGTGCCCGTAAATAAGGTTAAGATCAGCATGTTCATGTTTACAGCATTCTGTGCCTGCGTTTTTGCGACCTGCCAGGTGATGGAATTTGGCTCTGCCGGGTCTGACCGGGGATTGCTGAAAGAGTTCGAAGCAATCATCGCGGTGGTTATCGGCGGGGCCTTGCTAACAGGTGGTTACGGGTCCGTACTGGGGGCCGCGCTAGGCGCGCTCATCTTCGGCGTGGTGCAGCAAGGGTTGTTCTTTGCGGGCGTCGAAAGCAGCCTTTTCCGCGTGTTCCTTGGTGTGATCTTGCTGTTTGCGGTGATCCTGAACACCTATATCCGTCGCATCATTACAGGGGAGCGTTGA
- a CDS encoding sugar ABC transporter substrate-binding protein, with protein sequence MNSLIKKLALVTAVAAAPLMAATSAHADGEKYILVSHAPDSDSWWNTIKNGIALAGEQMGVEVEYRNPPTGDLADMARIIEQAAASGPNGIITTLADYDVLSGPIKAAVDSGVDVIIMNTGTPDQAREVGALMYVGQPEYDAGHAAGMRAKGDGIGSFLCVNHYIVQPSSQERCQGFADGLGIELGDQMIDAGQDPAEIKNRVLAYLSANPDTDAVLTLGPTSADPTLLALEENGMAGDIYFGTFDLGGEIVKGIKSGVIQWGIDQQPFLQAYLPVVVMTNFHRYGVLPGNNINSGPGFVTADGLTKIEEFAGEYR encoded by the coding sequence ATGAACTCACTTATTAAAAAACTGGCGTTGGTCACGGCGGTTGCCGCTGCCCCGCTGATGGCTGCCACCAGCGCCCATGCGGACGGAGAGAAATACATTCTGGTCAGCCACGCGCCTGACAGTGACAGCTGGTGGAACACCATTAAGAACGGCATCGCACTTGCTGGCGAGCAGATGGGTGTAGAGGTTGAATACCGCAACCCGCCAACTGGTGACCTTGCCGATATGGCTCGGATCATCGAACAGGCTGCGGCGTCTGGCCCGAACGGGATCATTACGACCCTGGCCGATTATGACGTGCTGAGTGGCCCGATCAAAGCGGCCGTCGATAGCGGCGTAGACGTGATCATCATGAACACTGGCACGCCCGATCAGGCACGCGAAGTCGGCGCGTTGATGTATGTCGGTCAGCCGGAATATGATGCAGGCCATGCCGCCGGTATGCGCGCCAAAGGCGATGGCATTGGCAGCTTCCTTTGCGTAAACCACTATATTGTACAGCCGTCCTCGCAAGAGCGTTGCCAAGGTTTTGCTGACGGGCTGGGCATCGAACTGGGTGACCAGATGATTGACGCCGGCCAAGACCCTGCCGAGATCAAAAACCGTGTATTGGCTTATCTCTCAGCCAACCCGGACACAGATGCGGTTCTAACGCTTGGGCCGACCTCGGCCGATCCGACGCTGCTGGCGCTTGAAGAAAACGGCATGGCCGGTGACATCTACTTCGGGACGTTCGACCTGGGTGGCGAGATCGTTAAGGGCATCAAGTCCGGCGTGATCCAGTGGGGCATCGACCAACAACCCTTCCTTCAGGCTTACCTGCCAGTTGTGGTGATGACCAACTTCCACCGCTATGGCGTTTTGCCGGGCAACAACATCAACTCCGGCCCTGGTTTCGTAACCGCGGACGGGTTGACCAAAATTGAAGAGTTTGCGGGGGAATACCGCTAA
- a CDS encoding LacI family DNA-binding transcriptional regulator, whose product MAVTLKEVAARAGVSRSAVSRTFTNGASVSDKMRRKVEKAARELGYSPNALASSLTTGRTKLIGLVSNNFHNPIFLQVFDLFTRGLQERGLRPLLVNLTDEIDPEQSVRMLRQYSVDGVVVASSTLPPGFAKAFRDAGVPVVHSFGRYSSAPQVHVVGIDNVECGRMAARCLVERGYDHIAFLGGPADATSTQDRFSGFMSEMAAHPEIRTSHSFADAYSFDAGRKEMLRLLADAPAQAYFCGDDVLSIGALSAISDSGLSVPDDIGVIGLNDMEMAGWENIDLTTIHQPIRQIVTSSIELMVAMLDEPDRYPEARIFPCSVVERGTLRPVLVSS is encoded by the coding sequence ATGGCCGTTACGTTGAAAGAGGTTGCAGCACGGGCTGGCGTTTCGCGCTCGGCGGTGTCGCGGACCTTCACCAACGGCGCATCGGTCTCCGACAAGATGCGTCGCAAAGTCGAGAAGGCCGCGCGCGAATTAGGCTACAGCCCGAATGCTTTGGCTTCCTCGCTCACAACTGGCCGCACGAAACTTATTGGTCTGGTGTCCAACAACTTCCACAACCCGATCTTCTTGCAGGTGTTCGATCTGTTCACCCGTGGCCTTCAAGAAAGGGGATTGCGACCATTGTTGGTCAATCTGACCGATGAGATCGATCCAGAACAATCGGTCCGCATGCTGCGTCAGTATTCCGTTGATGGTGTGGTTGTTGCGTCGTCCACGCTTCCACCCGGCTTTGCCAAAGCGTTTCGTGACGCAGGCGTGCCGGTGGTCCATTCCTTTGGGCGTTATTCCTCTGCACCGCAGGTTCATGTGGTTGGTATCGACAATGTCGAATGTGGTCGCATGGCCGCCCGTTGCCTTGTTGAGCGCGGCTATGATCATATTGCCTTCCTTGGTGGACCCGCAGACGCGACGTCTACCCAAGACCGGTTTTCCGGCTTTATGTCGGAGATGGCAGCACATCCCGAGATTCGGACCAGCCACTCGTTTGCCGACGCCTATTCCTTCGACGCTGGTCGGAAAGAGATGCTGCGCCTTTTAGCTGATGCCCCGGCGCAGGCGTATTTCTGCGGCGATGACGTATTGTCGATTGGAGCGCTTTCCGCAATTTCGGACAGCGGTTTATCCGTGCCGGACGACATTGGCGTCATCGGCCTGAACGACATGGAAATGGCGGGTTGGGAGAATATCGACCTGACTACAATCCATCAGCCGATCCGCCAAATTGTAACCTCGTCGATCGAGTTGATGGTTGCGATGTTGGACGAACCTGACAGATATCCCGAAGCCCGGATATTCCCCTGTTCGGTGGTCGAACGGGGCACTTTGCGCCCCGTCCTGGTCAGCTCATAA
- a CDS encoding Gfo/Idh/MocA family protein translates to MKKLKWGMIGGGEGSQIGPAHRLGAQADGLFELAAGAFDHRPDAGRDFAQRLGVAADRAYGDWKEMLEGEKGRDDKVDLVTVATPNATHFEITKAFLEAGFNVLCEKPMTMTVAEGEEIVRVVEATGKICAVNYCYTAYPMVRQARAMVRAGEIGKVRLVVTNFSHGHHGDATDADNPRVRWRYDPAMAGVSGQFADCGIHAMHMAGFICDDEVEKLSADFASTIASRELEDDAMVNFRMTSGTVGRLWTSSVAIGRQHGFDIQVFGETGGLRWASEQPNQLIYTPVGGRTQIIEKGEGGLHEDAQRLSRVSIAHPEGFPLAVANIYCDLADAIRGETRDGLPNAADGVRSMAAVHTAVASAKNGGAWMDARPPMYR, encoded by the coding sequence ATGAAAAAACTGAAATGGGGTATGATAGGTGGCGGCGAAGGCAGCCAGATCGGACCCGCACATCGCCTTGGCGCACAGGCGGATGGTCTGTTTGAACTGGCCGCTGGTGCCTTTGATCATCGCCCCGACGCGGGTCGTGATTTTGCCCAGCGACTGGGCGTCGCTGCTGACCGCGCCTATGGCGACTGGAAAGAGATGCTAGAGGGCGAAAAGGGGCGCGACGACAAGGTCGATCTGGTCACCGTGGCAACCCCAAACGCAACGCATTTCGAAATCACCAAAGCCTTTCTTGAGGCCGGCTTCAATGTGCTGTGCGAAAAGCCGATGACCATGACCGTGGCAGAAGGCGAAGAGATTGTCCGCGTGGTCGAGGCGACGGGCAAAATCTGCGCTGTAAACTATTGCTACACCGCTTATCCGATGGTGCGTCAGGCCCGCGCCATGGTGCGCGCTGGCGAGATCGGCAAGGTGCGCTTGGTCGTGACGAACTTCAGCCATGGCCACCACGGCGATGCAACGGACGCGGACAATCCGCGGGTGCGCTGGCGCTATGATCCCGCGATGGCTGGTGTATCGGGGCAATTCGCTGATTGCGGTATCCACGCGATGCACATGGCAGGATTTATTTGTGATGATGAGGTCGAAAAGCTGTCTGCTGATTTCGCCTCGACCATCGCCAGCCGCGAACTGGAAGACGACGCGATGGTCAATTTCCGCATGACCAGCGGCACCGTCGGGCGGCTTTGGACGTCGTCAGTGGCGATCGGACGTCAGCACGGTTTTGATATACAGGTTTTCGGTGAAACCGGCGGCCTGCGGTGGGCGTCAGAACAGCCGAACCAACTGATCTATACACCTGTTGGCGGGCGGACCCAGATCATCGAAAAAGGCGAAGGCGGATTGCACGAAGATGCGCAGCGCTTGTCGCGCGTATCGATCGCTCACCCTGAAGGGTTTCCTTTGGCCGTGGCAAATATCTATTGCGATCTGGCTGATGCCATCCGGGGCGAAACCCGCGACGGGCTGCCTAACGCGGCCGACGGGGTGCGGTCGATGGCGGCCGTCCATACTGCTGTCGCCTCAGCCAAGAATGGCGGTGCTTGGATGGATGCGCGTCCACCGATGTATCGCTAG
- a CDS encoding sugar phosphate isomerase/epimerase: MTIRIGNAPCSWGVEFAQDPRNPSWQSVLKDCAAAGYKGIELGPVGFMPEDPAVLAEGLAKHDLELIGGVVFRAYHDPDAWEDVLDATHRTARALKAHGAQHLVLIDSISPRRAPTAGRADEAEQMDKTEWTAYRDRIAESARIGAEEYGLTVGIHAHAGGFMDFEPELERLLDEVDERILKICFDTGHHSYAGFDPVAFLKRHVGRISYMHFKDISPDVKADVIAKRTGFYDACGQGIFCNLGDGDVDFPAVRQVLLDAGFQGWCTVEQDCDPTLDPDPVGDARKNREYLESIGFN; encoded by the coding sequence ATGACAATCAGAATTGGCAATGCGCCCTGTTCCTGGGGCGTAGAATTTGCGCAAGACCCGCGCAATCCCAGCTGGCAATCGGTCCTCAAGGACTGCGCTGCAGCGGGCTATAAAGGCATCGAACTGGGTCCTGTTGGCTTCATGCCTGAAGATCCGGCTGTTTTGGCCGAGGGCTTGGCCAAACACGATTTGGAGCTGATCGGCGGCGTGGTCTTTCGCGCTTATCATGATCCGGATGCATGGGAGGATGTGTTGGACGCCACCCATCGCACGGCCCGCGCCTTAAAGGCGCATGGTGCTCAGCATTTGGTGCTGATCGACTCGATATCACCACGCCGCGCGCCGACAGCTGGTCGCGCCGACGAAGCCGAACAAATGGATAAAACCGAGTGGACGGCCTATCGCGACCGCATCGCCGAAAGCGCACGGATCGGAGCCGAAGAATATGGGCTGACTGTGGGCATTCACGCCCATGCTGGCGGCTTCATGGATTTCGAGCCCGAACTGGAACGGTTGCTGGATGAAGTGGATGAACGCATCCTTAAGATCTGCTTTGATACAGGCCACCATTCTTACGCGGGCTTTGACCCGGTGGCCTTTCTGAAGCGCCACGTGGGTCGGATTTCTTATATGCACTTCAAGGACATCTCTCCAGACGTGAAGGCGGATGTAATCGCCAAACGCACGGGGTTTTATGACGCGTGCGGGCAAGGAATTTTCTGCAATCTGGGCGACGGCGATGTCGACTTCCCCGCTGTGCGACAGGTGTTGTTGGACGCAGGATTCCAAGGCTGGTGCACGGTTGAGCAGGACTGTGATCCAACACTTGACCCCGACCCGGTTGGCGATGCGCGCAAGAACCGAGAATATCTTGAATCTATTGGCTTTAATTAA
- a CDS encoding Gfo/Idh/MocA family protein, whose product MVQIGIGILGGGYMGKAHAVAMSAVGAVFDTTLRPRLEMVCASTPASAEKYRAAYGFQRATDDWQTLVNDPKVDAIVIATPQETHRHIAEAAFALGKPVFCEKPLGASLDDSRAMVAAAEASGVANMVGFNYIRTPASQFARQLIAEGAIGDVTWFRGEHTEDFYADPAAPATWRTSGEANGTLGDLAPHMINGALALLGPIARVMATVETVHTSRPGGQVTNDDHAQMMCRFENGAMGQMYFSRIATGRKMGYAYEVTGTKGAIRFDQEDQNAIWLYRMDGPDATRGFTKILTGPAHPDYLPFCQGPGHGTGYQDQIIIEARDFLTAIETGKPVWPTFRDGMEVNRVIAAAMASSRTESWQDIETF is encoded by the coding sequence ATGGTTCAGATCGGGATCGGCATCCTTGGCGGCGGGTATATGGGCAAAGCCCACGCCGTCGCCATGTCTGCGGTTGGCGCAGTGTTTGATACCACCTTGCGCCCCCGGCTAGAGATGGTCTGCGCGTCGACACCGGCCAGTGCGGAAAAGTACCGCGCAGCATATGGATTTCAACGCGCTACAGATGACTGGCAAACACTGGTGAATGACCCCAAGGTCGACGCGATTGTCATTGCGACCCCGCAAGAAACCCACCGCCATATTGCTGAAGCGGCGTTTGCTCTTGGCAAGCCCGTGTTCTGCGAAAAACCGCTGGGCGCATCGCTGGATGACAGCCGGGCAATGGTCGCCGCAGCCGAGGCATCGGGTGTGGCCAACATGGTCGGGTTCAACTACATCCGCACACCGGCCAGCCAGTTTGCCCGCCAGTTGATTGCAGAAGGCGCGATCGGTGACGTCACGTGGTTTCGCGGCGAGCACACAGAGGATTTCTATGCTGACCCAGCTGCTCCGGCAACTTGGCGCACATCCGGAGAAGCCAATGGCACCTTGGGCGATCTGGCCCCACACATGATAAACGGTGCCCTTGCCCTGCTGGGCCCGATTGCCCGCGTGATGGCCACTGTCGAAACTGTGCACACCTCCCGCCCCGGCGGGCAGGTCACGAATGATGATCACGCCCAAATGATGTGCCGATTTGAAAATGGCGCGATGGGCCAGATGTATTTCAGCCGTATCGCGACGGGACGCAAAATGGGGTATGCCTATGAAGTTACCGGCACCAAGGGCGCGATCCGGTTTGATCAGGAGGATCAGAATGCGATCTGGCTTTACCGAATGGACGGCCCCGATGCGACGCGTGGCTTCACCAAGATCCTGACGGGTCCCGCGCATCCGGACTATCTTCCGTTCTGTCAGGGACCCGGCCATGGCACCGGATACCAGGACCAGATCATCATCGAAGCGCGCGACTTCCTGACCGCGATCGAAACCGGCAAACCTGTTTGGCCAACTTTTCGCGACGGGATGGAGGTCAACCGCGTAATCGCGGCAGCCATGGCCTCGTCCCGTACGGAGAGCTGGCAAGATATCGAAACGTTCTGA
- the iolD gene encoding 3D-(3,5/4)-trihydroxycyclohexane-1,2-dione acylhydrolase (decyclizing) — translation MTSTQNTIQLTTAQAIIRWLSNQFIDIDGQELRLCGGGFGIFGHGNVTCLGEALHGVQDDLPLYRGQNEQSMGFAAAGYAKQWLRQRFMFCTASAGPGTSNLLTSAALAHANRMPMLLLCGDTFLTRLPDPVLQQMENFNDPTFGVNDAFKPVVRYWDRITHPAQVIQSLPAAIATMLDPADCGPAFLGLPQDVQGWTYEYPSVFFEKKVHRIRRQSPDADEVADAIAQLAGAKRPMIIAGGGVQYSRAVGELTAFAEAHQIPVVETIAGRANMVATHPLNIGPIGVTGSDSANAIAEQADVIVAVGTRLQDFTTGSWTAFAKDAQFISVNAARHDAAKHMSLPVVGDAKLSLATLTEGLDYSAPADWVALAQENRRTWDAYVAENVSHGNRPNSYAQAIGVVNGLCDPRDRVVAAAGGLPAEVTANWRTLDIGTVDVEFGFSCMGYEISGAWGARIAQAEQEPDNDTIVFIGDGSYMMMNSDIYSSVLSQKKLIILVLDNGGFAVINKLQNNTGNESFNNLLADCPTIPEPFGVDFEAHAASQGAISETVSNPAELGEAFTRAKASDRTHVIVMKVDAYDGWTTEGHTWWEVGTPHITDSDRVRAAHLDWESTRTKQRKGV, via the coding sequence ATGACATCGACACAAAACACAATCCAGCTGACCACCGCACAGGCGATTATCCGTTGGCTTTCCAATCAGTTCATTGACATTGACGGGCAAGAACTGCGCTTGTGTGGCGGCGGCTTCGGCATCTTCGGGCATGGCAATGTGACTTGCCTGGGCGAAGCGTTGCACGGGGTGCAAGATGACCTGCCACTTTATCGTGGTCAGAATGAACAAAGCATGGGATTCGCGGCGGCAGGCTATGCCAAGCAATGGCTGCGTCAGCGGTTCATGTTCTGTACGGCAAGCGCTGGGCCGGGCACCTCGAACCTGTTGACCAGTGCCGCGCTGGCCCACGCCAACCGGATGCCGATGTTGCTTCTTTGCGGCGACACCTTCCTGACCCGCTTGCCCGATCCGGTCCTGCAGCAGATGGAAAACTTCAACGACCCGACCTTTGGTGTGAATGACGCATTCAAACCAGTTGTTCGCTATTGGGATCGCATTACCCATCCAGCGCAGGTCATTCAGTCGCTGCCCGCAGCGATAGCCACGATGCTTGATCCAGCCGATTGTGGTCCGGCCTTTTTGGGGCTGCCGCAGGATGTTCAGGGCTGGACATATGAATACCCGTCGGTGTTTTTCGAGAAGAAAGTTCACCGCATTCGCCGACAATCCCCCGATGCGGATGAGGTCGCGGATGCCATCGCGCAGCTTGCAGGTGCAAAGCGCCCCATGATCATCGCGGGTGGGGGCGTGCAGTATTCCCGTGCGGTCGGTGAATTGACCGCTTTTGCCGAAGCACACCAGATCCCAGTCGTGGAAACCATCGCCGGTCGCGCCAATATGGTGGCCACTCACCCGCTGAACATTGGCCCGATAGGGGTTACCGGCTCCGACAGTGCCAATGCGATCGCCGAACAGGCAGACGTGATCGTCGCTGTTGGCACACGGTTGCAGGATTTCACCACCGGATCGTGGACGGCCTTTGCCAAGGACGCGCAATTCATTTCGGTAAACGCCGCCCGACATGACGCGGCCAAGCATATGTCGCTGCCAGTGGTCGGGGATGCAAAACTGTCGCTGGCGACTTTGACCGAGGGGTTGGATTACTCCGCCCCGGCCGATTGGGTCGCCTTGGCGCAAGAGAATAGGCGCACGTGGGATGCCTATGTGGCGGAAAATGTCTCACACGGCAATCGTCCGAATTCTTATGCGCAAGCCATCGGTGTTGTGAACGGTTTGTGCGATCCGCGCGACCGGGTTGTGGCTGCAGCTGGCGGATTGCCTGCCGAAGTCACCGCAAACTGGCGGACGTTGGACATCGGAACCGTGGACGTGGAATTCGGGTTTTCCTGCATGGGTTATGAGATTTCTGGTGCTTGGGGCGCGCGTATCGCGCAGGCGGAACAAGAGCCGGACAATGACACAATCGTTTTTATTGGCGATGGGTCGTACATGATGATGAACTCGGACATCTATTCCTCCGTGCTGAGCCAGAAAAAGCTGATCATCCTTGTTCTGGACAATGGTGGCTTCGCAGTAATCAACAAGTTGCAGAACAACACCGGCAACGAAAGTTTCAACAACTTGCTTGCCGATTGCCCAACCATTCCCGAACCGTTTGGTGTTGATTTCGAAGCCCACGCGGCATCGCAAGGCGCGATCTCTGAGACAGTATCAAATCCCGCTGAATTGGGCGAGGCCTTCACCCGCGCCAAGGCGTCGGATCGCACCCATGTCATCGTCATGAAAGTCGACGCTTATGACGGCTGGACCACCGAGGGTCACACGTGGTGGGAAGTTGGCACACCTCACATCACCGACAGCGATCGCGTGCGCGCCGCCCATTTGGATTGGGAAAGCACACGCACCAAACAAAGAAAAGGTGTCTGA
- a CDS encoding phytanoyl-CoA dioxygenase family protein produces MKRYTAQTADPAEIVQELLHGGGAVGISGLFTPEDIAEARAIVMAHSESAAEKVTHFQGAAEDAGKLDLQRRVWNLLAKGEVFSRMAAHPKLMEILRAFLGTEFIMGSIAANRILPGGPGQEPHVDYPYWDFHKPETHPVGLNGSFPMNAQVSVLLDPFTEESGATGYVPGSQRELRYPTAEDRFHDRCEQMTGQPGDVALFYGVTWHCAMPNNADHDRSAILIQYLPKWVKPMEDMPAALPKKFLDQASPDLRQLLGLNYPYPEVLDAARAGNTEGRV; encoded by the coding sequence ATGAAACGTTACACTGCACAAACGGCCGATCCCGCCGAAATCGTTCAAGAGTTGCTGCATGGCGGTGGGGCGGTCGGTATTTCTGGCCTGTTTACACCTGAAGATATCGCCGAAGCGCGTGCAATCGTTATGGCACACTCCGAAAGTGCGGCCGAGAAAGTCACGCATTTTCAAGGTGCTGCCGAAGATGCTGGCAAACTGGACCTGCAACGCAGGGTCTGGAACCTGCTGGCCAAGGGCGAGGTATTCTCGCGTATGGCGGCACATCCCAAACTGATGGAAATCCTTCGCGCCTTTCTAGGCACGGAATTCATTATGGGGTCGATTGCGGCCAACCGCATTCTGCCTGGCGGTCCGGGGCAGGAGCCACATGTGGACTATCCGTATTGGGACTTTCACAAGCCTGAAACCCATCCGGTTGGGCTGAACGGATCGTTTCCGATGAATGCTCAGGTTTCGGTACTGCTGGATCCGTTCACCGAGGAAAGCGGCGCAACGGGTTATGTGCCCGGATCGCAACGGGAACTGCGTTACCCAACAGCCGAGGATCGGTTTCACGACCGCTGTGAACAGATGACCGGACAGCCCGGTGATGTGGCGTTGTTCTATGGAGTAACTTGGCATTGCGCGATGCCAAACAACGCCGATCACGATCGAAGCGCCATCCTCATCCAATACCTGCCGAAATGGGTAAAACCGATGGAGGATATGCCAGCCGCGCTGCCGAAGAAATTCCTAGATCAAGCCAGTCCGGATCTACGCCAGCTTTTGGGTCTGAACTATCCCTATCCGGAAGTTCTGGACGCAGCGCGTGCCGGCAATACGGAGGGACGAGTGTGA
- the iolC gene encoding 5-dehydro-2-deoxygluconokinase has product MILEGIAKRNFLVIGRVGMDLSPDPPGTRTRDAECMMVAMGGSSANIAAGLVKLGCQSALVTSVSDDAVGWYCEGQLDAYGVDRSYVSRIRGEERTSLAVYETRLEEHQSVIYRNNAADFRMTIEDVEAVDYSAFGALITAGTVFAAEPSRSATFRAFELAKAAGLPIIFDVDYRPYSWPSPQIAAEVLSRAGALSDIIVGNDEEFGFMAGDIALGLDKARELAASSAAVVVYKMGAEGAVTLASGTETRTGIFPTEAVKPTGAGDSFMAGFLAALADRHTMHDAVLRGSACASIVVAKPGCAPAMPNTAELEAYLASHPGPTDC; this is encoded by the coding sequence GTGATCCTGGAAGGTATCGCAAAGCGGAATTTTCTGGTGATTGGGCGGGTTGGTATGGACCTTTCGCCTGACCCTCCGGGCACACGCACGCGGGATGCAGAGTGTATGATGGTTGCGATGGGGGGCAGCAGCGCCAATATCGCAGCAGGGCTGGTGAAGCTGGGATGCCAGTCTGCCTTGGTGACCAGCGTATCGGATGATGCGGTGGGTTGGTATTGTGAGGGTCAGCTGGATGCTTACGGGGTTGATCGCAGCTATGTCAGTCGCATCCGCGGCGAAGAACGAACCTCACTTGCCGTCTATGAAACGCGTCTGGAAGAGCACCAAAGCGTTATCTACCGCAACAACGCCGCCGATTTCCGAATGACCATCGAGGATGTAGAGGCTGTCGACTACTCAGCCTTCGGTGCCTTGATCACAGCAGGCACAGTGTTTGCCGCAGAACCCTCCCGGTCGGCCACGTTTCGGGCTTTTGAACTGGCCAAGGCGGCTGGCCTGCCGATCATATTTGACGTGGATTACCGGCCTTATAGCTGGCCATCGCCCCAGATCGCAGCCGAGGTTCTGTCACGTGCCGGAGCCTTGTCGGACATCATCGTCGGCAATGACGAAGAATTCGGTTTCATGGCCGGCGACATCGCGCTGGGCTTGGACAAAGCACGTGAACTGGCGGCATCGTCTGCTGCGGTTGTCGTTTACAAAATGGGGGCCGAAGGTGCCGTCACTCTGGCCAGCGGCACCGAAACACGCACCGGTATTTTCCCGACCGAAGCTGTGAAACCTACCGGCGCAGGGGACAGTTTCATGGCAGGGTTTCTCGCAGCTCTGGCCGACAGGCACACCATGCACGACGCGGTGCTGCGCGGGTCCGCCTGCGCCTCGATCGTCGTGGCCAAACCTGGTTGCGCCCCCGCAATGCCAAACACCGCCGAGCTTGAAGCTTACCTTGCCTCGCATCCCGGTCCCACCGACTGCTGA